In a single window of the Biomphalaria glabrata chromosome 5, xgBioGlab47.1, whole genome shotgun sequence genome:
- the LOC106074472 gene encoding ras-related protein Rab-3 isoform X1, giving the protein MRSDAITQKAIIRVKVKIAMEKSGVERLLSSYNKMVKAKKDEPEEGKTEGESHAKDEAPMKQMASANDSKWQKDAADQNFDYMFKLLIIGNSSVGKTSFLFRYADDSFTSAFVSTVGIDFKVKTVFRQDKRVKLQIWDTAGQERYRTITTAYYRGAMGFLLMYDITNEESFNAVQDWCTQIKTYSWDNAQVVLVGNKCDLEDERVVSTERGKQLADQLGLEFFETSAKENINVKAVFERLVDIICDKMSESLDADPTMVNNTSKSTRLTENPNMNSSNCSC; this is encoded by the exons ATGAGGTCAGACGCCATTACCCAG AAAGCAATTATCcgtgtaaaagtaaaaattgCAATGGAAAAAAGTGGAGTGGAAAG gcttttgtctagttataATAAGATGGTGAAAGCTAAAAAAGATGAACCGGAAGAAGGAAAAACCGAAGGAGAG TCACATGCCAAAGATGAAGCCCCCATGAAGCAA ATGGCATCAGCTAATGATTCCAAGTGGCAGAAAGATGCAGCGGATCAAAATTTTGATTACATGTTTAAGTTGTTGATCATTGGTAACAGTAGTGTTGGCAAGACATCCTTCTTGTTTCGTTATGCAGACGACTCTTTCACCTCCGCATTCGTCAGTACAGTTGGTATTGATTTTAAAGTGAAGACAGTTTTCAGGCAAGACAAGAGAGTTAAACTGCAGATATGG GACACAGCTGGACAAGAGAGATATCGAACTATTACCACTGCTTACTACAGAGGTGCCATGGGCTTTTTATTGATGTATGACATCACTAATGAAGAATCATTTAATGCAGTACAAGACTG GTGCACACAGATCAAGACTTACTCCTGGGACAATGCCCAGGTGGTTCTTGTAGGGAACAAATGTGATCTGGAGGATGAGAGGGTTGTGTCCACAGAGAGGGGCAAACAACTAGCTGACCAATTAG GCCTTGAGTTCTTTGAGACTTCAGccaaagaaaatattaatgtgAAAGCTGTGTTTGAACGTCTAGTAGATATTATCTGTGACAAGATGTCTGAGAGCCTAGATGCTGATCCAACAATGGTGAATAATACAAGTAAATCCACTCGACTAACAGAGAACCCAAACATGAACAGCAGTAACTGTTCCTGCTGA
- the LOC106074472 gene encoding ras-related protein Rab-3 isoform X4 gives MVKAKKDEPEEGKTEGEMASANDSKWQKDAADQNFDYMFKLLIIGNSSVGKTSFLFRYADDSFTSAFVSTVGIDFKVKTVFRQDKRVKLQIWDTAGQERYRTITTAYYRGAMGFLLMYDITNEESFNAVQDWCTQIKTYSWDNAQVVLVGNKCDLEDERVVSTERGKQLADQLGLEFFETSAKENINVKAVFERLVDIICDKMSESLDADPTMVNNTSKSTRLTENPNMNSSNCSC, from the exons ATGGTGAAAGCTAAAAAAGATGAACCGGAAGAAGGAAAAACCGAAGGAGAG ATGGCATCAGCTAATGATTCCAAGTGGCAGAAAGATGCAGCGGATCAAAATTTTGATTACATGTTTAAGTTGTTGATCATTGGTAACAGTAGTGTTGGCAAGACATCCTTCTTGTTTCGTTATGCAGACGACTCTTTCACCTCCGCATTCGTCAGTACAGTTGGTATTGATTTTAAAGTGAAGACAGTTTTCAGGCAAGACAAGAGAGTTAAACTGCAGATATGG GACACAGCTGGACAAGAGAGATATCGAACTATTACCACTGCTTACTACAGAGGTGCCATGGGCTTTTTATTGATGTATGACATCACTAATGAAGAATCATTTAATGCAGTACAAGACTG GTGCACACAGATCAAGACTTACTCCTGGGACAATGCCCAGGTGGTTCTTGTAGGGAACAAATGTGATCTGGAGGATGAGAGGGTTGTGTCCACAGAGAGGGGCAAACAACTAGCTGACCAATTAG GCCTTGAGTTCTTTGAGACTTCAGccaaagaaaatattaatgtgAAAGCTGTGTTTGAACGTCTAGTAGATATTATCTGTGACAAGATGTCTGAGAGCCTAGATGCTGATCCAACAATGGTGAATAATACAAGTAAATCCACTCGACTAACAGAGAACCCAAACATGAACAGCAGTAACTGTTCCTGCTGA
- the LOC106074472 gene encoding ras-related protein Rab-3 isoform X5: MRSDAITQMASANDSKWQKDAADQNFDYMFKLLIIGNSSVGKTSFLFRYADDSFTSAFVSTVGIDFKVKTVFRQDKRVKLQIWDTAGQERYRTITTAYYRGAMGFLLMYDITNEESFNAVQDWCTQIKTYSWDNAQVVLVGNKCDLEDERVVSTERGKQLADQLGLEFFETSAKENINVKAVFERLVDIICDKMSESLDADPTMVNNTSKSTRLTENPNMNSSNCSC; the protein is encoded by the exons ATGAGGTCAGACGCCATTACCCAG ATGGCATCAGCTAATGATTCCAAGTGGCAGAAAGATGCAGCGGATCAAAATTTTGATTACATGTTTAAGTTGTTGATCATTGGTAACAGTAGTGTTGGCAAGACATCCTTCTTGTTTCGTTATGCAGACGACTCTTTCACCTCCGCATTCGTCAGTACAGTTGGTATTGATTTTAAAGTGAAGACAGTTTTCAGGCAAGACAAGAGAGTTAAACTGCAGATATGG GACACAGCTGGACAAGAGAGATATCGAACTATTACCACTGCTTACTACAGAGGTGCCATGGGCTTTTTATTGATGTATGACATCACTAATGAAGAATCATTTAATGCAGTACAAGACTG GTGCACACAGATCAAGACTTACTCCTGGGACAATGCCCAGGTGGTTCTTGTAGGGAACAAATGTGATCTGGAGGATGAGAGGGTTGTGTCCACAGAGAGGGGCAAACAACTAGCTGACCAATTAG GCCTTGAGTTCTTTGAGACTTCAGccaaagaaaatattaatgtgAAAGCTGTGTTTGAACGTCTAGTAGATATTATCTGTGACAAGATGTCTGAGAGCCTAGATGCTGATCCAACAATGGTGAATAATACAAGTAAATCCACTCGACTAACAGAGAACCCAAACATGAACAGCAGTAACTGTTCCTGCTGA
- the LOC106074472 gene encoding ras-related protein Rab-3 isoform X2, which produces MRSDAITQKAIIRVKVKIAMEKSGVERLLSSYNKMVKAKKDEPEEGKTEGESHAKDEAPMKQMASANDSKWQKDAADQNFDYMFKLLIIGNSSVGKTSFLFRYADDSFTSAFVSTVGIDFKVKTVFRQDKRVKLQIWDTAGQERYRTITTAYYRGAMGFLLMYDITNEESFNAVQDWIYQIKLHTCSHVPVILVGSKCDSPDREVSYGDGQSLAYRLGLEFFETSAKENINVKAVFERLVDIICDKMSESLDADPTMVNNTSKSTRLTENPNMNSSNCSC; this is translated from the exons ATGAGGTCAGACGCCATTACCCAG AAAGCAATTATCcgtgtaaaagtaaaaattgCAATGGAAAAAAGTGGAGTGGAAAG gcttttgtctagttataATAAGATGGTGAAAGCTAAAAAAGATGAACCGGAAGAAGGAAAAACCGAAGGAGAG TCACATGCCAAAGATGAAGCCCCCATGAAGCAA ATGGCATCAGCTAATGATTCCAAGTGGCAGAAAGATGCAGCGGATCAAAATTTTGATTACATGTTTAAGTTGTTGATCATTGGTAACAGTAGTGTTGGCAAGACATCCTTCTTGTTTCGTTATGCAGACGACTCTTTCACCTCCGCATTCGTCAGTACAGTTGGTATTGATTTTAAAGTGAAGACAGTTTTCAGGCAAGACAAGAGAGTTAAACTGCAGATATGG GACACAGCTGGACAAGAGAGATATCGAACTATTACCACTGCTTACTACAGAGGTGCCATGGGCTTTTTATTGATGTATGACATCACTAATGAAGAATCATTTAATGCAGTACAAGACTG GATCTATCAAATCAAACTTCACACGTGCAGTCATGTGCCAGTTATTTTAGTGGGATCTAAGTGTGATTCACCAGATAGAGAAGTTTCTTATGGTGATGGTCAATCTCTAGCTTATAGACTGG GCCTTGAGTTCTTTGAGACTTCAGccaaagaaaatattaatgtgAAAGCTGTGTTTGAACGTCTAGTAGATATTATCTGTGACAAGATGTCTGAGAGCCTAGATGCTGATCCAACAATGGTGAATAATACAAGTAAATCCACTCGACTAACAGAGAACCCAAACATGAACAGCAGTAACTGTTCCTGCTGA
- the LOC106074472 gene encoding ras-related protein Rab-3 isoform X3: MVKAKKDEPEEGKTEGESHAKDEAPMKQMASANDSKWQKDAADQNFDYMFKLLIIGNSSVGKTSFLFRYADDSFTSAFVSTVGIDFKVKTVFRQDKRVKLQIWDTAGQERYRTITTAYYRGAMGFLLMYDITNEESFNAVQDWCTQIKTYSWDNAQVVLVGNKCDLEDERVVSTERGKQLADQLGLEFFETSAKENINVKAVFERLVDIICDKMSESLDADPTMVNNTSKSTRLTENPNMNSSNCSC, translated from the exons ATGGTGAAAGCTAAAAAAGATGAACCGGAAGAAGGAAAAACCGAAGGAGAG TCACATGCCAAAGATGAAGCCCCCATGAAGCAA ATGGCATCAGCTAATGATTCCAAGTGGCAGAAAGATGCAGCGGATCAAAATTTTGATTACATGTTTAAGTTGTTGATCATTGGTAACAGTAGTGTTGGCAAGACATCCTTCTTGTTTCGTTATGCAGACGACTCTTTCACCTCCGCATTCGTCAGTACAGTTGGTATTGATTTTAAAGTGAAGACAGTTTTCAGGCAAGACAAGAGAGTTAAACTGCAGATATGG GACACAGCTGGACAAGAGAGATATCGAACTATTACCACTGCTTACTACAGAGGTGCCATGGGCTTTTTATTGATGTATGACATCACTAATGAAGAATCATTTAATGCAGTACAAGACTG GTGCACACAGATCAAGACTTACTCCTGGGACAATGCCCAGGTGGTTCTTGTAGGGAACAAATGTGATCTGGAGGATGAGAGGGTTGTGTCCACAGAGAGGGGCAAACAACTAGCTGACCAATTAG GCCTTGAGTTCTTTGAGACTTCAGccaaagaaaatattaatgtgAAAGCTGTGTTTGAACGTCTAGTAGATATTATCTGTGACAAGATGTCTGAGAGCCTAGATGCTGATCCAACAATGGTGAATAATACAAGTAAATCCACTCGACTAACAGAGAACCCAAACATGAACAGCAGTAACTGTTCCTGCTGA